ACCCGGTCGAGCACAACGTCCTCGAGCTCTCCGAGTTCAAGACGGCTCTCGATACGCGGTTCGGCGGCGAGGGGAAGTACGTCGCGGTCGTCGTCGCCGGCGTCCCGGCCCCGGACGGAGCGGCCCCGTGCTCCTACGGCGAGGACGGCGCGATCGCCGCCGGGAGGCTCGCCGGGTTCGTCGCCGATCACGTGAACGCGACAGGGGATCACGGCGTGATGCACGACATCTGCGAGGCGCAGTCGACAGGCGACATGGCGTCCGCGCTCGAGGAGGCGATGGCGCTCATCGAGGTGGCGTGCGACGAGTACGTCATCGAATAGGCGCGAGGAGGGAAGATGCGTTTCCAACGGCTCCTGGGGATCGCGCTCGGCGCGGCGGCGCTCGCGGCGGCACAGCCGGCGCAAAGCGCGATCGTGACCCTGCAGAACGACAGCCTCGCGGCCCTGATGCTCGGCACGGCGAGCTGCGGCTTCGCCGAAAACGAGTACGTGGCGTCGATCTTCGTGCCGGGCGAGGAGATGTACCCGGTGCAGATCATGCAGATCCAGCTCCCGCTCGCGCCGGTGACCGCGGGCGGCTTCACCTGCAACCCCACGACCGAGGCGTCCGGGCTCGTCTTCCCGCTGCGGATCTGGGTCGACGAGGACGAGGCGCAGCTCACGCCCACCGGCTCGACGATTTACGAGGATCTCGATCTCGCGCTCTTCAGCTCCTCCACGGCGTTCAACACGATCGACGTGGCCTCGGAGGGGCTCATCGTGAACGAGGGGCCGATCCGCGTCGCGTTCGAGTTTCCCGCCGACGGCGTGGCGTTCCCGTACCGGGACACCGGGAACACGGCGTACCGCAACCTCGTCTACGGCGTCTTCGGCGGCGACTTCCAGTGGCAGTGGACCAACGGCCTCGGCGTGGCCGGCGACTGGGTCATGCGGCTGGTCGTCGACACGAACGTCGGCGCGACGGATTCCGACACCGATACGGACACGGACACGGATTCCGACACCGACGCGGATTCCGACACCGATTCCGACGCGGACACGGATTCCGACACGGACACGGGCTCCGACCCCGAGTGCGATCCCGCGACGTGCAACGACATGTGCCAGAACAACGACTTCGCGGAGGGCGCCTGCGGCGTCGACGGGTGCGAGTGCTACGGCGAGGCGGAGGGCAGAGCCGATTCCGGTTGCGGGTGTTCCGCGGTGGGTCGGCGCGGCCCGGGAGTCTCCCTGCTCGCGACGCTCGCGGGTTTCATATTTGCAAATCCGTTCTGAAATTTTCCACGCTTGAAATGAACGGGCGGCTTCGGGCGGATCGCGCCGCGCCCCGATCGCCGGGGGACGCTCCGCTTCGACTCGAATTGATTCGATAATTTCGAGAGCGCCGCACGCATCGCGCCCCCTAACGAAACTCGGCACGACCGTTGCAATGCTCCCCGCGCGAAACCGGCTTCGGCCTCCAGAGGAGGTGGCGACATGATGCCAGCGCGCGACATGATGAGCGGCCCGAACATCCTCGTGATCAACGACGACGGCAACGAGCTCGACCTCTTCTCGCTCGGCCTGCGCCTCGAGGGGCTCCAGGCGACCGGGACCACGTCGGCCGCCGAGGCGCTCGACCTCCTCTCGCAGCGAGGCTTCGACGTCGCGCTCATCGACCTGATGATCACGGAGATCAACGGCCTCGAGCTCGCGAGGAGGATCCGCCTCAAGCACCCGGACGTCGTCACCATCCTCATGTCCGACTATCTCCTGTCGCCCGTCCAGCTCGCGAAGGCGAACACGGGCGTCGTCGGGTTCGTGCCCAAGCCGTGCCGCCTCGAAGAGGTCGCGCGGTTCATCCGGGCCAAGCTGGAATCGAAATCGGTAAAGGACGGGGCCTCCGCCGCACAAAACCACGCTCACGCTGATCCTCAAGCTCCTTTTGACGTTCTCTCTGTCCAGTTCGCATTCTGAATCCTCTTCCACCAGTCTACTGAGCACTGTTTCCCCTCTCTCGCGGCGGAGGCGGGAGAGGGGAAACGACCTCTTCGCCTCGCCAAGGGACGGCGCTTGGGATAGATTGCCCCGTCCCCATGCGCTCGGACGACGCCCAAAGGAACCGCCTCTGGATCCTGCTCGCGGCCGCACTGCTCGCGATCGCCGTCGCGTGGGTCGCCTGCGGGCGCTTCGATCTCGACGACGTGAAACGCGCCGCGCGCGCGCTCGATGCGACCGCCGCGGCCCACCCGCTCCTCGCGTTCCTCGGCGTCACCGCCGCCCAGGCTGCCGGGATGGCGGTCTCGCTGCCGACCAAGGCGCTGCTCGCGCTGCTCGCCGGCGCGCTCCTCGGGCCTTTCGCCGGCGCCGCGGCGACCGAGGTGGGCGTCCTCGCCGGAACCACCGCGCTGTTCTTCGGCTGCCGGCGCGCGCTCGGCCCGGACACCCTCTCGCGCTTCGGGAGGCTCGCCTCTGGCCTTCAGGATCGCCTCCGCTCGAGGCCGGTGCTCGCGGTCGCCGGGCTGCGGCTCGTGGTGACGATCCCTTACGGGCCCATCACGATCGCCTGCGCGGCGGCCGGGATGGACTACCGCCGGTTCCTCCTCGGGTCGCTGCTCGGGGATCTGCCCGTCGCCGCCCTCTACGCGTTCGCCGGATCGAGGCTCATGTCGCTCGCGAGCGCGGACGAGGCGATCTCCCCCGCGACCGTCGTCGTGCTCGTGGTGGCCGGGGTCGCGATGTTCGCGGCGGCCGTCGTCGTGCCGGCGAGAAAACGCGCCGGCTGACGAGCGCGTCACCCGCTTGTCTTGGGGAAGGGTTCGCCGTACTGTCGGTGCACGGAGGGGAAGATGACCGGCAACACGACGACCCAGGCGTTGACGGCCAAGCGGCAGCTCGGGTTCCTGGCCACGTTCGACAAGAAGTTCGAGGGGTTCAGGCGCGAGATGGAGCGGCTCCGGCGCGCCTCGGTGACGGGCAAGTCCTTCGGGGGCAGATGGCCGACCGAGGGGCTCGAGCGGATCGCCAAGAGCCTCGTCGGGGCCGGGGCGGTGTACAGCCTCGGCGAGATCACCGAGTGGGCGCGCGGCTTCCTCGGGCGGATCGACGCCGTCCGCGCGTCCTCCGAGCCGCCGGCCGACGCGGACCTCGAGTGGCTCGCCGCGCAGATAGGGGTCCTTTCCGCCCTGTACGAGACCACGCTCGCGACGGCGTGCGCGCTCGCCGGCGAGGAGGTGCCCTCCCCCGTCAAGCGGTCGTCGGCGCCGCCCCCGGCCGACGTGCCCGACGGCGCCCGCGACTCGGCCCCGTTCATCGCCCCCTCGCGGGCGACGGATCCGCCGCCGCCGGGGCCGGTCTCGAAGCCCCTCTCCGACCAGCCGCCAAGGATCGCGCGGCCCGTCAGCCAGCCCCCGCGCAGGCCGCCGACGGCGGAGCGGAGCCCCGCGGCCGGGCTCAAGCCGCTCGTGTACGTCGCCGCCGCGCGGCCCGACGAGCGCGCCGAGATCATCGCGGCGCTCAAGAGCGGCGGCTTCGAGCCGCGCGAGATCTCGGACGCCGAGGCGCTGCACAGGAAGACGGTCGAGGGATCGCCCGATCTCGTCGTCATCGATCTCGACGACGCGGCGCCGAGCGGCAAGGCGCTGGCCGACACCCTCGCGGCGGATCCGCTGACCGACTTCGTGCCCGTGCTGAAGGTCGGCACGCTGATAGGCCCGCCGCGCGGCAACGAGATCCCGAAGCCCATCGACACGGAGCGCTTCCTCGCCGTCGCGCGAAGGGTCGCGACCCCCGAGATCCGGGCCGCGCGCGTCACCATCGGCCTCTCCGATCCGACGCTGGACGAGCTCCTCGACTTCGTGATCGAGGAGCTGCACGCGGGCGTGCTCGACGCCGCGACGGGCGTCGCGCCCTCGCACAGGATCCGGGTGCCGTCCGAGGGCCGGTTGATGGCCGCGGTCTGGGGGCTCATCGCCCAGCTGCGGCGCGCCGCCGCCGAGGGCACGAGGGGCAGGATCAGGTTCCTGCCCGCGACGAGCGGACAGCTCGGCATGATGGCGCTCGCCGAGGCCGACGAGGTGCTCGAGACGGCGTCCGCGTCCGAGATCGAGGACGGTGACGTCGCCGCGCTCTCGGACGTCCGCGCCCTCGTCGCGGACGACGATCCCGAGGTCCGGGCCCTGTTCGCGCGCGTCCTCACCGAGGCGGGCGTCCGCGTGCGGCTCGCGATCGACGGGCAGGAGGCGCTCGAGACGATCCGCCGGGAGCCGCCGGACTTCATCGTCTCGGACATCCTGATGCCGGTCATGGACGGGTGGGAGCTGTGCAACCGCCTCCGGGCGGACTACGCCCTGCGCCACATCCCGGTGATCCTCCTCTCCTGGAAGGAGGACTTCCTCGAGCGGCTGCGCGGCCTGAACGTGGACGCCGACGACTTCATGCTCAAGGAGGTGGATCGCAAGCAGATCCTCGCGCGCGTCGTCCGCGTCCTGCGCCCGCGCCTCGTGCTCGAGCGCCAGCTCGGCATCCACGGCGACGTGAGCGGCCGCATCGAGCGGCTCGGCATCACGCCGATCGTCGCCGCCGCGTCGAAGCTCCGCCCGAGCTGCCGGATCACCTTCCGCGAGACCTGGAACTACTTCGAGGCCGACGTCCGCGAGGGCGAGCTCATCGCCGTGACGCGCACCGGCACCGACGGGACCTTCGCGTCCGGCCCCGCCGCGCTCGGGCGGCTCCTCGGCGTGACGAGCGGGCGCTTCGCCGTCGTCGAGCCCGTGGACACGCCGCGGCGCCAGTTCGCCGAGGGCGCGAAGGGGGCCATCGAGTCGGCCTGCCGCCGCCTGAACGGGCTGGTGGCGCAGGTGATCGACGGCGCCCTGATCGACATCGCCACCATCGAGATCGATCCCGAGGTGAAGCGGCTGTACGCGCAGATCATGCCGCCGAAGCTCCGCGTCCCGCTCGAGCGGCTCGCGGACGGCGCGAGCCCGCGGGAGATCATCCTCGAGCAGGAGGCCTCCCCCGACGCCCTCGAGAACCTCATCCTGGACC
The sequence above is a segment of the Pseudomonadota bacterium genome. Coding sequences within it:
- a CDS encoding response regulator, whose amino-acid sequence is MMPARDMMSGPNILVINDDGNELDLFSLGLRLEGLQATGTTSAAEALDLLSQRGFDVALIDLMITEINGLELARRIRLKHPDVVTILMSDYLLSPVQLAKANTGVVGFVPKPCRLEEVARFIRAKLESKSVKDGASAAQNHAHADPQAPFDVLSVQFAF
- a CDS encoding VTT domain-containing protein; its protein translation is MRSDDAQRNRLWILLAAALLAIAVAWVACGRFDLDDVKRAARALDATAAAHPLLAFLGVTAAQAAGMAVSLPTKALLALLAGALLGPFAGAAATEVGVLAGTTALFFGCRRALGPDTLSRFGRLASGLQDRLRSRPVLAVAGLRLVVTIPYGPITIACAAAGMDYRRFLLGSLLGDLPVAALYAFAGSRLMSLASADEAISPATVVVLVVAGVAMFAAAVVVPARKRAG
- a CDS encoding response regulator, with translation MTGNTTTQALTAKRQLGFLATFDKKFEGFRREMERLRRASVTGKSFGGRWPTEGLERIAKSLVGAGAVYSLGEITEWARGFLGRIDAVRASSEPPADADLEWLAAQIGVLSALYETTLATACALAGEEVPSPVKRSSAPPPADVPDGARDSAPFIAPSRATDPPPPGPVSKPLSDQPPRIARPVSQPPRRPPTAERSPAAGLKPLVYVAAARPDERAEIIAALKSGGFEPREISDAEALHRKTVEGSPDLVVIDLDDAAPSGKALADTLAADPLTDFVPVLKVGTLIGPPRGNEIPKPIDTERFLAVARRVATPEIRAARVTIGLSDPTLDELLDFVIEELHAGVLDAATGVAPSHRIRVPSEGRLMAAVWGLIAQLRRAAAEGTRGRIRFLPATSGQLGMMALAEADEVLETASASEIEDGDVAALSDVRALVADDDPEVRALFARVLTEAGVRVRLAIDGQEALETIRREPPDFIVSDILMPVMDGWELCNRLRADYALRHIPVILLSWKEDFLERLRGLNVDADDFMLKEVDRKQILARVVRVLRPRLVLERQLGIHGDVSGRIERLGITPIVAAASKLRPSCRITFRETWNYFEADVREGELIAVTRTGTDGTFASGPAALGRLLGVTSGRFAVVEPVDTPRRQFAEGAKGAIESACRRLNGLVAQVIDGALIDIATIEIDPEVKRLYAQIMPPKLRVPLERLADGASPREIILEQEASPDALENLILDLIRVGAVTGISAPPPNLSRTPVTRDSARWRALGDGQVLEEDGSDGGAEPAAAARPSSEPRRGGAPDADDFDAGHRGSPLPPLTRDGGGRSSAAWKAVALIALVALAFSAFFNYRMWTELGAGAPDAADARPSFEAPPEPPPPPAPPPPPAAPPEPAVASPEPAVTSPEPAVQPAPDSSDRSDRSDGSRRSRRHRSSDDSDDPYASPAPEPPAAKAASDNPYDSEPAPAAEPTTGKISVVAPDVEGPVPVSIDGVARGDAPVTVELTVGLHEVELTVGGERTLRMISVKPGQTKRVVAKAAP